The proteins below come from a single Anaerolineales bacterium genomic window:
- a CDS encoding polysaccharide deacetylase family protein, whose product MTKQQTIWLNRCLVIVVLLLSNLGAAKTDAQQLPPTANRGRPSRPIFDVSTVVSLEPVKYRNDLYSFNLAAAQSSSGPANILQTSFSLQEAGVPSPDLVDPDLYSPAMASLIEIEHCPTPMTLMLHSSFGVQRMQELADQIELNNLVPITYRSTLQYLLDGTCPPGNAIIVTIDDLGSHWLRNDFKEMIRVFTDRDFVLVVGLIVHGPQNPEIWDYLRGLDEIGVEVASHTIDHYNLPQLTREAIQRQVVGSYETICEHLGKCPVTLILPFGNIDAQGTILEIASDYTFVVGIQGGRSLSGSPPWYLGRYPPHDTNQSETLYLLEKFFQTEPASY is encoded by the coding sequence ATGACAAAGCAACAGACCATATGGCTCAACCGATGCCTGGTCATCGTAGTTCTGCTTCTCTCCAATCTTGGTGCAGCGAAGACAGACGCTCAGCAGCTGCCTCCAACAGCAAATCGCGGTAGACCATCGAGGCCCATTTTCGACGTCTCGACCGTCGTTTCACTGGAGCCCGTCAAATACAGGAACGACCTCTATTCCTTCAACCTTGCCGCCGCACAGTCGAGTTCTGGCCCGGCCAACATCCTCCAGACGAGTTTTTCCCTCCAAGAAGCCGGCGTACCATCGCCCGATCTGGTTGATCCCGATCTGTATTCCCCGGCGATGGCTTCCCTGATTGAAATCGAGCACTGCCCCACGCCAATGACTCTCATGCTTCATTCATCGTTCGGCGTTCAGCGCATGCAGGAACTTGCAGATCAAATCGAACTTAACAACCTCGTTCCCATTACCTATCGCAGCACTCTCCAATACTTGTTGGACGGAACTTGTCCGCCCGGCAACGCCATCATCGTCACCATCGATGACCTCGGATCGCACTGGCTGCGGAACGATTTCAAGGAAATGATCCGCGTCTTTACCGATCGAGATTTCGTGCTCGTCGTTGGTTTGATCGTACACGGCCCGCAAAATCCTGAGATTTGGGACTACTTACGCGGACTGGATGAGATCGGCGTTGAAGTGGCCAGCCACACCATCGACCACTACAACCTGCCCCAGCTCACTCGAGAGGCGATCCAGCGGCAGGTGGTGGGTTCGTACGAAACGATTTGCGAACATCTCGGGAAGTGCCCGGTCACCTTGATACTGCCTTTTGGAAACATCGATGCACAGGGGACGATTCTCGAAATCGCCTCCGACTACACCTTCGTCGTCGGCATTCAAGGCGGACGCTCACTTTCCGGCTCCCCTCCCTGGTATCTGGGACGCTACCCTCCCCACGACACCAACCAGAGCGAAACGCTGTATCTGCTGGAAAAATTCTTCCAAACCGAACCGGCCTCCTACTGA
- a CDS encoding enoyl-CoA hydratase/isomerase family protein, which yields MRPILFDEPQEGIAVLTINRPKVRNALNWEAMEAFAEAVETAHKKKDLRALIVTGKDIAFCAGGDLYELHGYPSRHDGLRLADAMGVTLERLGDLPCPTIAAVEGAALGGGGEVAIACDLRVMAESAFLGLMHIRLAICPAWGGGQRLLRLVGYARAFEWLTGGKILTATEAYQTGVANRIAPDGEALQDALELAHEIIKHDADAVCKIKQFLRAGITCSGEEAARVERENFADLWAAPAHLDASTRFVAKKKSNSQPKRA from the coding sequence ATGCGACCGATTTTGTTCGACGAACCACAAGAAGGCATTGCCGTTCTCACGATCAATCGCCCGAAAGTCCGTAACGCACTCAATTGGGAAGCGATGGAAGCTTTCGCAGAAGCCGTCGAAACGGCCCATAAGAAGAAGGATCTACGCGCACTCATCGTTACGGGAAAAGATATCGCCTTCTGTGCAGGGGGTGACCTTTACGAGCTGCACGGTTATCCCAGCCGGCACGACGGCCTGCGTTTGGCCGACGCGATGGGCGTTACCCTCGAGCGACTCGGCGACCTGCCGTGTCCCACGATCGCAGCCGTCGAGGGTGCTGCGTTAGGCGGAGGTGGCGAAGTTGCGATTGCCTGCGATTTGCGCGTCATGGCGGAAAGCGCGTTTCTCGGCCTGATGCACATCCGTTTGGCCATCTGCCCGGCTTGGGGCGGCGGCCAGCGTCTGCTGCGACTCGTCGGCTACGCGCGCGCTTTTGAATGGCTCACCGGCGGGAAAATCCTCACCGCTACCGAAGCCTACCAAACGGGCGTGGCCAACCGCATCGCGCCGGATGGTGAGGCCCTGCAAGATGCTTTAGAGCTGGCTCACGAAATCATCAAGCACGATGCGGACGCCGTGTGCAAGATCAAACAATTCCTGCGCGCCGGTATTACCTGTTCGGGGGAAGAAGCTGCACGAGTCGAACGGGAGAATTTCGCCGACTTGTGGGCTGCGCCGGCCCATCTCGATGCTTCCACCCGCTTCGTGGCCAAAAAGAAGAGCAACAGCCAACCGAAACGTGCGTAA
- a CDS encoding HAMP domain-containing sensor histidine kinase, with the protein MPDVIVYFGPLEFIAILAGIFVVSVLIAAFVHGRLRSAEHQHLLDGFPYPAILFRKFHQPRSNGTAGRWIDSMEIKALVNDAQTRKQNILRTIPDVEGQSYQVRVIWLSKGSTLVLLEDMGAAQRQQAFYRNFINNVSHELKTPLTVIQGHAANMGETPQDKEGWRTSLRIIRDEAKRLTQLVDNLLTLARLESPSFTLETKPTSFTALLEESILQISDLAEERRLAIRLNVPPGLPNINADRPRLKQVLLNLLDNAIKYTEPGGEISLGLRLDDTNDEFICVVQDSGEGIPEEDLPYIFDTLYRAQRSRGRPVEGSGLGLSIAKQIIQAHGGEIEVQSKLGQGSIFTFTLPYRDAYEPPETAEPRAKRRDEK; encoded by the coding sequence ATGCCTGACGTTATTGTATATTTTGGCCCCCTGGAATTCATCGCCATCCTTGCTGGAATCTTCGTCGTATCCGTCCTGATCGCCGCCTTCGTTCATGGCAGACTTCGCTCCGCAGAACACCAGCACCTGCTCGACGGATTTCCATACCCGGCCATACTATTTCGCAAGTTCCATCAACCGCGCTCGAATGGAACGGCCGGAAGATGGATCGACAGCATGGAAATCAAGGCGCTCGTCAACGATGCCCAGACCCGCAAACAAAACATATTGCGCACCATCCCCGACGTCGAAGGGCAGTCCTATCAAGTGCGCGTAATCTGGCTGTCGAAAGGCAGCACCCTTGTCCTTTTGGAAGACATGGGTGCAGCACAGCGCCAGCAAGCGTTCTACCGTAATTTCATCAACAACGTCAGCCACGAATTGAAAACCCCGTTGACCGTCATCCAGGGGCATGCGGCGAACATGGGGGAGACTCCGCAAGATAAAGAGGGATGGCGAACGTCGCTGCGCATCATACGAGACGAAGCGAAACGCCTGACGCAGCTCGTCGACAATCTACTCACGCTCGCACGGCTCGAGTCTCCCTCTTTCACACTCGAAACAAAGCCCACGAGTTTCACCGCGTTGCTGGAAGAATCGATCCTGCAAATCTCCGATCTCGCCGAGGAACGCCGATTGGCGATCCGCCTGAATGTACCGCCCGGGCTGCCGAATATCAACGCCGACCGGCCGCGCCTCAAACAAGTCCTGCTCAACCTGCTCGACAACGCCATCAAATACACCGAGCCCGGCGGAGAAATTTCCCTCGGCCTGCGCCTGGATGATACGAACGATGAATTCATCTGCGTGGTCCAGGACAGCGGCGAAGGGATCCCCGAGGAGGATCTGCCCTACATATTCGACACACTCTACCGGGCGCAGCGTTCGAGGGGCCGCCCCGTTGAAGGGTCGGGACTCGGACTGTCGATCGCAAAGCAGATCATCCAGGCCCATGGGGGTGAAATCGAGGTGCAATCCAAACTCGGCCAGGGCTCGATCTTCACTTTCACTCTGCCCTATAGAGACGCCTACGAGCCACCTGAAACTGCAGAACCTCGAGCGAAACGACGTGATGAAAAGTAG
- a CDS encoding protein phosphatase 2C domain-containing protein, whose translation MGFLARIFQKRLGTPPDRAATAPLDPQITPGIELRRHVVVGAAHSSGLERKSDDDALLIISGSADGHEGMVDFGLFCVADGLGGYDNGQLASAISVRTVAHRLTREVFLRLLESEPGDEEEDDLESMVQSAFIEANDLVRDQADGGATTLTIALLLGEYMMIGHVGDTRAYSISRDKIEALTRDQSLVQKLVETGTITKDEAAESPHRNVLWNAMGRTENLKVDVFSHSVVNDSYILLCSDGLWGEVDEKEIQRIVLNFEHPQAACNALVDAATEAGGSDNITAVLIQFPSKSRL comes from the coding sequence ATGGGATTTCTCGCACGGATCTTTCAAAAACGCCTCGGTACGCCTCCCGATCGCGCAGCAACAGCACCACTCGATCCGCAAATCACACCGGGAATTGAACTTCGACGGCACGTCGTCGTCGGTGCTGCACATTCCTCCGGGCTCGAGCGAAAATCGGACGACGATGCTCTGCTGATCATCTCGGGCAGTGCGGATGGTCACGAGGGGATGGTGGATTTCGGCTTGTTTTGTGTCGCGGATGGACTTGGGGGATACGATAACGGACAACTTGCCAGCGCGATCTCGGTTCGTACGGTCGCTCATCGACTGACCCGGGAGGTATTTCTGCGTCTGCTCGAAAGTGAACCGGGCGACGAAGAGGAAGACGATCTGGAATCGATGGTCCAATCCGCATTCATCGAAGCCAACGACCTGGTTCGCGATCAAGCGGATGGCGGTGCGACGACGCTGACGATTGCCCTTTTACTTGGCGAGTATATGATGATCGGGCATGTCGGTGACACGCGCGCTTACTCGATCAGTAGAGACAAGATCGAAGCCCTGACTCGCGATCAATCCCTGGTTCAAAAATTGGTCGAGACGGGCACCATCACAAAGGACGAAGCGGCTGAGAGCCCTCACCGCAACGTGCTCTGGAACGCAATGGGACGGACGGAGAATCTCAAGGTGGATGTCTTTTCCCATTCCGTCGTAAACGACAGTTATATTCTGCTGTGCTCGGACGGATTGTGGGGCGAAGTTGACGAGAAGGAAATCCAACGCATCGTGCTCAATTTCGAGCATCCCCAGGCCGCCTGCAACGCGCTCGTCGATGCTGCGACGGAGGCCGGGGGCTCGGACAACATCACGGCGGTTCTGATTCAGTTCCCTTCGAAGAGTCGTTTATAA
- a CDS encoding response regulator transcription factor, which translates to MQSKVLIADDNPNIISFIQPALEREGYRVVTANDGHEALYMWESEHPDVIILDIEMPEPNGLSVCREIRERGDQVPIIFLTVRDSISDLEIGFVLGASDYMTKPFDIRELLARVKARLPPPIQIFDDYLRIDTHRRMVSIHVDDSWEPVDLTPREFDLLLHLSNNAGRPIGKTSLLEAVFDIPGDRDIETKTLEKHIWSLRQKIEVDPKSPRYLLNVRGVGYKFEAA; encoded by the coding sequence GTGCAGTCAAAAGTGCTCATTGCCGACGATAATCCCAATATTATCTCGTTCATCCAACCTGCCCTCGAGCGTGAGGGCTACCGGGTGGTTACGGCAAACGACGGCCATGAAGCCCTCTACATGTGGGAGAGCGAACACCCGGACGTCATCATCCTCGACATCGAGATGCCGGAACCCAACGGTTTGTCGGTTTGCCGCGAGATTCGCGAACGGGGAGATCAGGTTCCGATCATCTTCCTGACCGTACGCGACAGCATCAGCGACCTGGAAATCGGATTCGTTTTGGGCGCCAGCGATTACATGACCAAACCCTTCGACATCCGCGAGCTGCTCGCGCGGGTCAAAGCGCGTCTTCCACCCCCGATTCAGATCTTCGATGACTACCTGCGCATCGACACCCACCGCCGCATGGTTTCCATCCACGTAGACGACTCCTGGGAACCAGTGGATCTGACGCCACGCGAATTCGACCTGCTGCTTCATCTCAGCAACAATGCCGGTCGGCCGATCGGAAAGACGTCGCTCCTCGAAGCCGTCTTCGACATCCCGGGAGATCGCGACATCGAAACCAAAACCCTCGAGAAACATATTTGGTCCCTGCGTCAAAAGATCGAGGTCGATCCGAAGTCACCCAGATATTTGTTGAACGTACGCGGCGTGGGGTATAAATTCGAGGCCGCATGA
- a CDS encoding DUF5050 domain-containing protein — translation MKSRTDHSRLSHILLLSFMAMLTSFACTMGVVSRDILTLQPALTQVAQSQTPTATTTAHSDAPTLAQTASPTSTETPTPTAIGGGWGEIIYHSGNIGEEELYRQVLDGSDPIALTQNEAMDFNPRWSPDGMQIAFVSDRDGDRDIYLMDLEGNTVNLTKNIYNDDAPAWSPDGESLVFSSDRDGNREIYIMDVDGTRVRRITNHLAYDVYPSFSPDGSRIAFSSNRTGDAEIYIVDIQGQAIHQLTDGYGEAKYPTWHPNGDRIFFASDTTGNYELYQIDLDTAVIENVTNNLANDASPMASPDGKLVLFVSNRLGNYDIYYLELADFSITRVTFNDVFDGDPDWR, via the coding sequence ATGAAAAGTAGAACCGACCATTCCAGACTTTCCCATATCCTGCTGCTTTCGTTCATGGCCATGCTCACCAGCTTCGCCTGCACGATGGGCGTCGTCTCGCGAGACATCCTGACTCTGCAGCCGGCGCTAACGCAGGTCGCCCAAAGCCAAACGCCCACTGCGACCACCACAGCACATTCCGACGCGCCCACCTTGGCGCAAACGGCTTCCCCCACTTCCACAGAAACACCCACGCCTACCGCGATCGGCGGCGGTTGGGGTGAGATCATCTACCATTCAGGCAACATCGGCGAGGAAGAATTGTATCGCCAGGTTCTCGACGGGTCCGACCCGATCGCGCTCACACAGAATGAGGCAATGGATTTCAACCCGCGCTGGTCGCCGGACGGCATGCAGATCGCATTTGTTTCCGATCGCGACGGCGATCGCGACATCTATCTGATGGACCTGGAGGGAAATACAGTAAACCTGACAAAGAATATCTACAACGACGACGCTCCTGCCTGGAGTCCGGACGGCGAGTCGCTCGTGTTTTCCTCGGATCGGGACGGCAACCGTGAAATCTACATCATGGACGTGGATGGGACGAGAGTGCGGCGCATCACAAACCACCTGGCATACGACGTATACCCGTCATTCTCCCCCGACGGATCCCGGATCGCCTTCTCTTCCAATCGAACCGGCGATGCGGAGATCTACATCGTCGACATACAGGGCCAGGCCATCCATCAGCTCACCGACGGCTACGGCGAAGCGAAGTATCCCACCTGGCATCCGAACGGCGATCGGATCTTCTTCGCCTCGGACACCACTGGCAACTACGAGCTGTACCAGATCGATCTCGACACGGCGGTGATAGAAAACGTCACGAACAACCTGGCAAATGACGCCTCTCCGATGGCCTCACCTGATGGAAAACTCGTACTTTTCGTCTCTAACCGCCTCGGGAACTACGACATCTACTACCTGGAACTGGCCGACTTCTCCATAACGCGAGTCACGTTCAATGATGTCTTCGATGGCGATCCAGATTGGCGCTGA
- a CDS encoding LysM peptidoglycan-binding domain-containing protein produces MRRSSWKQYLIYLLLNAAISAFVVLLVLNIWDGRGREAESTPTPTVDVMALLASEVPTITATTAPTPTPVTYMVRAGDTLTDIALMYEVPIEKLMAANDLSNPDALEAGTTLIIPVEAPAEEADSSPPEDTAPLQSTDTPSAGAGSPSVSISGVEGAGNLDQETVRLQNSGGEVSMAGWTLDDGGDNVYVFPALTFYAPGAVEVHTREGPADTAIDLYWGLDQAVWTPGTIIYLRDAEGIVRSTFQIPDME; encoded by the coding sequence GTGCGCAGAAGCTCCTGGAAACAATACCTGATCTACCTGCTGCTGAATGCGGCCATATCTGCGTTCGTGGTCCTTTTAGTTCTCAACATCTGGGATGGGCGCGGGCGCGAAGCCGAGTCCACCCCAACACCCACGGTGGACGTCATGGCGCTCCTGGCGAGTGAGGTGCCGACGATAACAGCTACGACCGCACCGACGCCCACTCCGGTGACCTACATGGTCCGTGCCGGGGACACGCTTACCGACATCGCCCTGATGTATGAAGTGCCCATCGAAAAGTTGATGGCGGCCAACGATCTCAGCAATCCGGATGCACTCGAAGCGGGCACGACTTTGATCATTCCTGTCGAAGCCCCTGCGGAGGAGGCAGATTCCTCCCCGCCGGAAGATACCGCCCCGCTCCAATCTACCGATACGCCCTCTGCGGGTGCAGGATCGCCCAGCGTCAGCATTTCGGGCGTCGAGGGCGCGGGGAATCTCGATCAGGAGACCGTGCGCCTGCAGAACTCCGGCGGTGAAGTCTCGATGGCCGGATGGACCCTCGATGACGGCGGTGACAACGTCTACGTTTTTCCCGCCCTCACTTTCTACGCACCGGGAGCCGTCGAGGTGCATACGCGCGAAGGTCCGGCGGATACGGCCATCGATCTATACTGGGGGCTCGATCAAGCGGTATGGACTCCTGGTACGATCATCTATCTGCGCGACGCAGAAGGGATCGTTCGATCCACGTTTCAAATTCCGGATATGGAGTGA